GATCCAGATCGTGTGCTCACCCGACTCGACAGTTTCATCACGGCTTACGGCGCGCGCGCCACATTGTTTGAAACCTGGGCCAGTAATCCGTCGCTCTTTGAACTGATGCTGCTGTTATTCGACCGATCAGAATTTCTTGCCGAAAGCGCCATTCGCACGCCGGATTTGGTGGATGAACTGGTTCTCAGCGGTCGCCTGCGCCAACGGAAAACGGCTGAAGAAACTTTGAAAGACTTGCGCCTCGGTCAGGCGGACAAAGATCAGCGCCTCTGGTTGCGACGGTATCATCAAGCGGAACTCATGCGCATCGGGCTTCGGGATATTCTGGGTTTGGCTGATTTCGAGCAGAACCTCACTGAGCTTTCAGCGCTCGCCGATGCGTGCCTTCAATATGCGCTCGAAGTCGCTCTTCAGAAAAACAATTTGAAGTCGCCGCCACTGGTCATTGTTGGGCTGGGAAAACTCGGCGGCGTGGAACTCAATTATGGTTCTGACCTGGACATTTGTTTTGTCGCGGACTCCAAAACGAGGAACTTGCCGAAACTTCAGCGCCTGGCCATCGAGGTAATGGATTTGCTTTCCAGCCCGACCGAGTTGGGCGTGGCGTTTATCACAGACGCCCGGCTTCGGCCTGACGGTGAAAAAGGATTACTCGTCAACACGCTGCAGGCTTATGAAGAATATTACCGTCAACGCGCCCGCCTGTGGGAGATCCAGTCGCTCACACGGACGCGGCCCATCGCTGGGGATCTTGCTTTGGGTGGGCAGTTTGAGAGATTGTCGGCGTCGCTTACGAACTTTAGCCAACCGAGTCTGCCGCTGGCTGCATACACACCGGCGTGGAAACAGGAAATTCATCGCATGCGGCAGCGAATCGAGAAGGACCGCACGCCCGCGGGACAGGATGTGTTGGCCATAAAAACGGGCAAGGGCGGATTGATGGACGCGGAATTTATCGCGCAGACACTTTGCCTCGCGCATGGCTGGCAGGAAGCCAACACCCTTTCGGCTCTGCGAAAGGCTGGTGACGTATCAGTGCTGAATTCATGCGACGCCGAAAAAATCGCCGAGAATTACCGATTGCTCAGGCGGGTCGAAGGAATCTTGCGCCGCTGGAGTTACGAAGGTGAAACTGTGTTGCCTACCGATGGTGCGGCGCTCTATCGCGTGGCCGTTCGCTGTGGCTTTCCCAACGCCCGTCACTTAATGAATGCCATTGCCAAATACCGCCAGGCCATCCGGGAAGTTTATCTTATAGTTTTTGATGCATGAGTATCGTAACCGAATACGGCTTTCTCAAACGGCAGTCGATCGTGTTTGTTTTGGTGGGAAGCAGAGTAAAGGATTCACGCGGTACAGACAGATTAACAGGTGCCCATTTTGAGTTGAGCAAGTTTGGCAGAGTTTCAAACAACCTGTTGGAAACCTCACACCAAGGGAAACGGCGGTGTTACCAAACTGGGGGCCAAGCGCTTTTCTGGGCGGTGGGCTGGACTCCGAAATGGAACCCTTTCTCGTCCTGATAACCAAGCGGCACTTGCTTCTCCATTATGGCACGCAACTTCGCCATGATGCCCGCAAGCAGTATAGATACAGCGATGATGTTTATGGACGTTTTCGTCATGCCTTGTACGGAGCATCGGTGATGCCAAGCGAATCATCTCAATATTTTGAGAAATCAGCGCTGGAAAGTGTCCAGATTCAGTAAATCTTGTTTAATTGTGGGACAAAGACCGATCCCGCTGAAGATGGGTCCAGACCCGAACCACGCTAACGGCTGCATGCCGAATCCGAAGGCGGAACGGTTGACGAGAGGAAAAAGGAGTTTTGGTAGGAAACTTCATACGACAGGTGTTCGAATCCACACGAAAACATGCCGCGGTGGGCGCCAAAATTCCGATGCAGACAATCGCCACGCATACCTGTCTGGATTCACTCCGCGCAATTGATGACCGGGACATGGCGGTTACGCGTGTCGAGTCCGCGCTCCGCCCCGCCTGCGCATCAGCTTCTACTCGCCATAAGTTTTGCTCAACTCGACGTTCATGTCACAACACGAATCCCGGTCTTGTCTGCTGACGAGGCTGTGCCCCTATAGTGTGCATTCATTGGGTCACTAGTATCCCATCTTTAGTCAATCTGATGTTGACGAACTTCAATTGGACGAGATCAACAGACGCATTACATCCATAGACTTTTGAGATTCGTCCCGTGGCCGTAAGTCGCTGTGCAATAGTTCATTCAACCTGATGCAGCCAGATTGAGTTAAAGAGGACTATTACTGACGGCAACCTTTCTGCTTTCGTTGCCAAGCATGATGAGAATGTGGAAAGAAAGGAGTCGAAAGCTGACTTCAAGAATACGAATCGCAGTTTTGAGTGTCGTTGCAGTCTGGACTTTGGTTTGCGCGCCAGCGTGGGCCAGTCAAAGTGTGACTCTGGCTTGGGACCCCAGCACGGACCCCGACGTCGCCGGTTACAAGATCTACTATGGCGTAGTGAGCCGGACCTACACCAACATGGTTGATGTCGGCAACGCAACGAACGTAACCATTTCCGGCCTGATTGAAGGCACAACCTACTACTTCGCAGCCACGGCGTATAACGCCTTGGGTATGGAAAGTGATTTTTCAAATGAGACATCTTATAGCGTTCCGACCAGTGCCGTGAACAATTCACCCACCTTGAACGCTCTGTCCAACCTGACCATTTCTGAAGATGCTCCACTTCAGACCATCAACCTGACGGGGATCAGTTCCGGCGCCAGCAACGAAGTGCAGACCCTCACCGTCAGCGCCACCTCCAGCAATCCGAGCCTCATCCCCAATCCCACGGTCAACTACACCAGCCCCAACGCTACCGGCACTTTGACCTTCACGCCCGTGTTCAATGCCAACGGCACGGCCGACATTAGCGTCACGGTGAATGACGGCGGCACGACCAACAATACCTTTACGCGCACCTTCACTGTTAGCGTCAATGCCGTCAACGACCCGCCGACGTTGACCGCCCTGTCCAACGTCACCATCTCTGAAGACGCCGCACTCCAGACCGTCAACCTAGCCGGCATCAGTTCCGGCGCCAGCAACGAAGTGCAGACCCTCACCGTCACTGCCACTTCCAGCAATCCAAGCCTCATCCCCAATCCCACGGTCATCTACACCAGCCCCAACGCCACCGGCAGTTTGACCTTCATGCCCGCAGCCAACGCCACCGGCTCGGCCGTCGTCACCGTCACGGTGGATGACGGTGGTGCGACCAACAACACGGTGAGCCGCACTTTTACTGTCACCGTTAATGCCGTCAACGATCCGCCCACGCTCGATCCGCTCACCAACCTGACGATCAACGAAGATGCCGGTCTGCAAACCGTCAGCCTGTCCGGCATCAGTTCGGGCGCGGCCAATGAATCGCAGACTCTCACCGTCACCGCCACCTCCAGCAATCCGGGTCTCATTCCCAACCCAACGGTCACCTACACCACCCCCAACGCGACTGGCAGTCTCGCCTTCACTCCCGTAGCCAATGCCAACGGCATCGCCACCCTCACGGTTACCGTCAATGACGGCCAGGCCACCAGCAACACCGTCACCCGCACCTTCACGGTCACCGTCAATGCGGTCAACGACTCGCCGACTTTGAACGCCCTGTCCAACCTGACCATTTCTGAGGATGCTCCACTCCAGACCATCAACCTGACGGGGATCAGTTCCGGCGCCAGCAACGAAGTGCAGGCCCTCACCCTCACCGCCATCTCCAGCAATCCGGGTCTCATCCCCAACCCGACAGTCAACTACACCAGTCCCAACGCCACCGGCAATTTGACGTTCACACCCGCTGCCAATGCCAATGGCTTGGCCACTGTCACTGTCACCGTCAACGACGGTCAGGCCAGTAGCAATACGGTCTCGCGCAGCTTCACCGTCACCGTCAATGCCGTGAACGACACGCCCACGCTCAACCCGCTCAACAATCTGACGGTCAACAAAAATGCTGGCTTGCAGACCATCAACCTGGCCGGCATCAGTTCGGGCGCCGCCAACGAATCGCAAACCCTCACCGTCACCGCCATCTCCAGCAATCCAAGTCTCATCCCCAACCCGACGGTCACTTACACCACTCCCAACGCCACCGGTAGCCTGACCTTCACCCCCGTGGCCAACGCCGTCGGCAGCGCCACCCTCACCGTCACCGTCAACGACGGTGGCACGAGCAACAACGTGGCAGTGCGCACGTTTACCGTGACGGTCAACCAGCCACCGACTATCACAGCCATTCCGAAGCAAATCATTGCCACCAATACGAACACGGGAGCGATACTTTTTAGCATCGGCGATCTCGAAACACCGGCCTCCAATCTGGTGGTGTGGGCCACCTCCTCAGCACCGACGCTGATTCCCACCAACAATATCGTTTTTGGTGGCAATGACAGTAATCGCACTGTGACGATCACGCCTTTGCTCAACCAGAACGGCAATGCGGACATCACGATCACGGTCAGCGACGGTATCGCAACCGCCAGCACAACCTTCCAAGTCAGCGTGCTGGCGCCTCCCTCACCGCCGTCGATGCTCACCATCGTTACGAATGGAGGCGGATCGGTTACGCCCGCCATGAGCTCGCAAGACCTGGTGCTCGGACAGACCTACACGTTCACGGCCGTTCCTGCCACCGGCCAAAGATTCGCCGGTTGGAGCGGAAGTCTTTCCTCCTCGTCGCCAACCGTCACATTTGTGTTGACCTCAAACTTCGTGCTCCAGGCCAACTTTGTTCCAAGCTCATTGACGCCAGCCAAGAATCGCTACAGTGGTCTGTTCTACGAAAACGATGAAGTGCGCCAGAATAGCGCGGGATTCCTCACACTCGCAACCACGACCCGCGGTACCTATTCCGGCCGCCTCCAGATGGGCGCCAACCGCTACGCCTTCAGCGGCCAGCTTAATCTCCAAGGCCAGGCCACCAACCACATCCTGCGCCCGACCGCAAATCCCCTGACCGTGGAATTGCAAATCGGCACCGGCAGCCAGGCCGATCAAGTCTTTGGCCGCGTCACCGACGGGACGTGGGTGTCGCCCCTGCTCGGCAACCGGGACGTGTTCAGCTCCCGAACCAACCCGGCACCGTACGCCGGCAGCTACACTCTGCGCATCCCGGGTCAGGACAATAATCCGTCTGTCCCAACGGGTGACGGTTTCGGCACCGTGCGGGTCGATACCAAAGGCCGCGCGAAATTTGTGGGCGTTCTGGCCGACGGCACGAAAGTCAGCCAAAGTGTGTCCGTCTCCAGGCACGGCCTCTGGCCGTTGTATGTGGCGCTCTACTCCGGCCAAGGCTCGGCGGTAAGCTGGTTGACCTTCACCAATCAGCCCAACAGCGACTTGAGTGGCGCGTTCAGTTGGATCAAACCTGCCGGGATTGCGCCTTATTATCCGAATGGTTTTAGCCATGAGTGTCAGGCCGTTGGCTCCTTGTTCGTCGCGCCCGTTGGGATTACGCAACACATCCTGAATTTGACGGATGCCTCGGTGCTGTTCAGCGGTGGAAACCTCGCTGCGGACTTCACCAACCTGGTGACACTGGAACAGAACAGCCGGGTCAGCAATCGCAGCAGCAATCCGCTAACCATGAGCTTCTCTCTTACCACCGGTACGTTCAAAGGTACCGCCGTGGATCCCGCGAGTGGCGCGTCCTTGAAATTCAGCGGCGTGGTGTTGCAGAAAGTCAACGCCGGTTGCGGCTTCCTGCTCGGAACCAGCCAAAGCAGCCGGGTCGTGCTCGCGCCGTGAGTCAAGCGACCGGACCCGCGATCAAATTTATCCAGCCGCACAGGGCACAACATCGGGAACGCGTGGTCGGTGTTATGGCTTCATTGTTCACCCCAGGCTGTCATTGGATTTGCGGCGCTGGCTGGGTGACCTCGAAAAAGCCTGACAAAATCTTTCCCGCTCACCGCCGGCTTGAAAAATGAAATGTGCCCCGTGAAAACGGCTTTGACTTGCTGGCCGGCGACGATGTAGAGTCGTCCATGGTTGGCTGCGAAAAGAAATACAATCTCGCAGCCTCCGGTTTCAAACCACATAAACAACCCAACCCACGCCAACCATGCCAAAGAATTTAACGACAGAGGTGAGCGGCGAGCAAACGTCGGGAAGTAATGGCCGTTGCCTGTGGCAACTGCCGCGGCTGAATTTTGCACTGATGTTGGTGATTTTGCTGGCCGTGGCCGGTTGTCAGACTCAGACGCCCCAGGTCAACGAATTTGGAGAAAAAACTTCGAGTCATTCCGAAGCCGTGGTCTTGCGTGAAGGTGACGTTTTAAAGATCTCCTTCCCCGGCGCTCCGAACCTCAATACCACTCAACCGATCCGACGCGACGGCAAGATAAACTTGCCGTTGGTCGGGGAAATAAACGCGGTGGGCATGACTCCCGCCCAATTGGAGAAGGAGCTGGTGAAATTGTATTCCACACAATTGACCACCAAGGAGGTCAACGTTGCCGTAGAATCCTCAATCTTCTCGGTGTTTATCACCGGCGCGGTGGTGAAGCCGGGTAAAATCTCCTCCAACCGTCCGCTCACAGCCCTCGAAGCCATCATGGAGGCCGGTGGGTTTGATTATACAAAAGCCAACCTGAAAGCCGTGAAGGTGATCCGGAACGAAGGCGGCCAGGTAAAAAACTTCACCTTGAACCTCAAGCTCGTGATGAGCGGGAAGGAAACCGAGCCGTTTTTTCTGAAACCTTCCGACATCGTGTTTGTCCCGGAACGTTTTGTCTGGTTCTGATCGACGGCCGGCCTGCGAAAGCATTTGCGTCCCCAAAGTCCTTTGAAAAGTGGCGGCCAACGTAAGCAGGCTTGGTTCGGATTTGGGACTTTGGCTTTCCGACTTTGTAGCAAGGAGTCTCGTGACCTCCGCGCCTGCGAAAACTTGGATTGTCGAACGGGCGGCTAAATGACCTCGTCGATTTCCGTCCAGAGGAAGGTGACGCCGCCGCTGGCGAACTTCGGCACGTCCGCAACCGCCGCCCGGCCTTCCGGCGTCGCCAGGATCGCTTCCATCGCCGCGCGGCTTTCCGCGTAGAGATCGGCGATGTAATAATACGGCGACGGTTTGCCGTCGGGCATGCCCGTCACCTTGCCAATCGTCCATTTCTTCAATCCCTTCATCTTGCGGGCGATCGGGACATGGACCTCGTGATAATATTTGTCAAAGGCGGCGGGGTCTTTCGGATGTCCGTATAAAACCAACAATCTCGTCATAACATTTCCTTCCATTTAATTCCGGGAAACCTCGGCTACTGAAGCACCCCCGAACCTTGGCGCCCACTTTAAAAGCCCTTCCACGGAATTCAACAGGCTTGATGAAACATTTTCAAATCGATTCCTGCGGACCGTCACGCGCGCGTTCCACAACCGTCGGTGCTCACGTCGGACGGGGCACATCGCGTCGGGCATCTCGCATCGCGCAATGAATGGAGCGGCGATACAGGCGCCGACCCGGTTCGCGCGTCTGGCCTGACTTGACAACCGCCCGCGCCAAGGCAAACCCCGCTGCCACCAAGGACGACGCGCACCATGACTTCGCATTTATTGGCCCGCGCTGTGAATTCCAGGCTCCAACAACGCCGGGGAAGTCGCATGGCGATTGCCAGAGTTGAATTGGTGAGATGCTCCAACGACCAGTATCCAGAGAATCTCCAATCAACCAACTTCTACCGGGCAGAAAATTGATTCCGTGTGGACGTTGAAGCTTGGCGTTTCTTTGGATGTTGGTGCTTGGAGATTGGTGCTTTTGCAAAGCTTGCTTATTCTCCAGACAGGTGCATAACGTTGCCCGGCACCCCGCTGCTTATGGAACCGGAACCAAGCAGGCTCCAAAAAAGGCGCGTCCTGGTCGTGGACGACGACGCGGAATTGTCGCAGATTTTCCAACACCTGCTTGAGGCGTACCAGTACGAAGTCATCACCGCGGCCAACGGCGCGCTCGCGCTCAAACAGATCGTCGCCCAGGACGTGGACGCCATTCTCTGTGACCTCAAAATGCCCGAACTCGAGGGCGACTTGTTTTACGGTGCGGTTGAGCGCATCAAACCGCATCTTTGCAGCCGTTTCATTTTCATCACCGGCGCGGCGGACGACCCCAAGTATCGCAAGTTTCTCAGCGAGGTGAAGTCGCCGGTGCTCCGCAAACCGGTGGAGTCGGCCAATCTGCTTGAGACCCTGCGCCGTCTGCTGGAGCCGCAGCCTTGAGCAAAGACCACTCCGCCGAACGACCGTCACTGCCAGGGTACGGACAAACCAAGTTCCTCCGGCTTTTTTAGAACATAATAGAGGTCGAACCGGTTGATCCCTTTGCCTCCCGGAGCATCGTTGAGATAGATTTTGGCGGTGAAACTGTTCGCTTGGGAGGGTTGCTCGATGACGAACTGGTGCAAGGGGCGCGATTCGATGTCCTGCGGGATGACGCAAAGCGGCATTTTCGGCAACGGCCGGAGCACCTTGCACTCCTTGATTTCGGGACCGTCCCACCGCAGGTGCTCGATGTGCCATTGGCTGGCATTGACCGAGAGAATATCCTGTCCATCAATCGCTCCGTCGAAATGCAGAAACTTCACGGCCTCGCTGGCGTGGTCGAGCAAGACCTGGCGATATTTCTCCTGCTGCTGGAGGATGGTATTCTCGATCACTTTGCGCGTCGGCGCCTTCGCCAACCTGCTTTCAGCCCGCGCCCGATCCTCAATCATCTCCTTCACGTTGCGCGCCAGTTGATCAACTCCGAAAAGTTGATAGTCAAACCCGGGGGCATGGACAAACTCGTCACGCGCAGCCGAAAGCTGTTCGTAGAGATTCCGAAGCGCCTCTCGCTTTTCTTCGCTCGGGATTTCGCGATATGCGAAGAAGGCAAACGCCGTCTTCACATAGAGATTATTCACGCGAATCAGCAGCCGGGTCATGCGCAAGGCATTCTCGACTTCCCGCGCCAGGACGGCGTTTTGGATTTTGGGTTTGACCGCTAAATACAGCGATTCCATCTCGGCAGCTTTCGCCAGTCCGCGATCGAGATACGAATAGGTTTCAGCCTGCCACGGCTTGCATTGCAACCAGATGTCTTGCAGAAAATCGAGATGTTCCTTGCCGCCGTCGATTTCGGGGTAACCAGCGGCGGGGAAAGTAGCCACGCGCATCTGGAGCAGCGAGTTGAACTGCCCGTAGGAAACCGGTTCGATGTGCAATCCGTATTTGTAAGCGGTCGGCGAAAGCAGATAGATTTGCGCCAGGCCTTCGGCCGCTTCGGCCCCAAAATGGATGGCGCAGAAATCCCGCGCGATTTGCCGGATGTCCTCGTCGGGGTCCCAGGACAACCGCCAGAGGACATACGCCGCGACGCTTTGGGAATCCCAGCCGGCCGGATCGGGACCGGCCCGGTAGCCGCTACCACGAATATTGTTTTGGGGATTCTTCAGGAAGAGTTGCAGTCCCGCTTGATAGTATTGTCCGGCGAAGGTTGGGAAGAGATGCGCGCTCGACGACTCGTAATAGTTCATGGTCTCAAAACCCACCAGTGTCCGGTGCGGAGTCTGATTGAACGTCGGATTATACGGTTGAAACCACCAGCGATCCGCGGCGGTCAGTTTTGGAATCAAGAACAGGTTCGTCACCGGGACCGCCGCCGTGAATATCTTTCGAAATACGTCCGGTTGATTGTGTTGCTCGAAGGAAACCAGGCTCCAGGTGAAATGAAAATAGGTTTTGTGAAATTCGTT
Above is a window of Verrucomicrobiota bacterium DNA encoding:
- a CDS encoding tandem-95 repeat protein — encoded protein: MTLAWDPSTDPDVAGYKIYYGVVSRTYTNMVDVGNATNVTISGLIEGTTYYFAATAYNALGMESDFSNETSYSVPTSAVNNSPTLNALSNLTISEDAPLQTINLTGISSGASNEVQTLTVSATSSNPSLIPNPTVNYTSPNATGTLTFTPVFNANGTADISVTVNDGGTTNNTFTRTFTVSVNAVNDPPTLTALSNVTISEDAALQTVNLAGISSGASNEVQTLTVTATSSNPSLIPNPTVIYTSPNATGSLTFMPAANATGSAVVTVTVDDGGATNNTVSRTFTVTVNAVNDPPTLDPLTNLTINEDAGLQTVSLSGISSGAANESQTLTVTATSSNPGLIPNPTVTYTTPNATGSLAFTPVANANGIATLTVTVNDGQATSNTVTRTFTVTVNAVNDSPTLNALSNLTISEDAPLQTINLTGISSGASNEVQALTLTAISSNPGLIPNPTVNYTSPNATGNLTFTPAANANGLATVTVTVNDGQASSNTVSRSFTVTVNAVNDTPTLNPLNNLTVNKNAGLQTINLAGISSGAANESQTLTVTAISSNPSLIPNPTVTYTTPNATGSLTFTPVANAVGSATLTVTVNDGGTSNNVAVRTFTVTVNQPPTITAIPKQIIATNTNTGAILFSIGDLETPASNLVVWATSSAPTLIPTNNIVFGGNDSNRTVTITPLLNQNGNADITITVSDGIATASTTFQVSVLAPPSPPSMLTIVTNGGGSVTPAMSSQDLVLGQTYTFTAVPATGQRFAGWSGSLSSSSPTVTFVLTSNFVLQANFVPSSLTPAKNRYSGLFYENDEVRQNSAGFLTLATTTRGTYSGRLQMGANRYAFSGQLNLQGQATNHILRPTANPLTVELQIGTGSQADQVFGRVTDGTWVSPLLGNRDVFSSRTNPAPYAGSYTLRIPGQDNNPSVPTGDGFGTVRVDTKGRAKFVGVLADGTKVSQSVSVSRHGLWPLYVALYSGQGSAVSWLTFTNQPNSDLSGAFSWIKPAGIAPYYPNGFSHECQAVGSLFVAPVGITQHILNLTDASVLFSGGNLAADFTNLVTLEQNSRVSNRSSNPLTMSFSLTTGTFKGTAVDPASGASLKFSGVVLQKVNAGCGFLLGTSQSSRVVLAP
- a CDS encoding polysaccharide biosynthesis/export family protein, whose protein sequence is MPKNLTTEVSGEQTSGSNGRCLWQLPRLNFALMLVILLAVAGCQTQTPQVNEFGEKTSSHSEAVVLREGDVLKISFPGAPNLNTTQPIRRDGKINLPLVGEINAVGMTPAQLEKELVKLYSTQLTTKEVNVAVESSIFSVFITGAVVKPGKISSNRPLTALEAIMEAGGFDYTKANLKAVKVIRNEGGQVKNFTLNLKLVMSGKETEPFFLKPSDIVFVPERFVWF
- a CDS encoding EthD family reductase, translating into MTRLLVLYGHPKDPAAFDKYYHEVHVPIARKMKGLKKWTIGKVTGMPDGKPSPYYYIADLYAESRAAMEAILATPEGRAAVADVPKFASGGVTFLWTEIDEVI
- a CDS encoding response regulator, translating into MEPEPSRLQKRRVLVVDDDAELSQIFQHLLEAYQYEVITAANGALALKQIVAQDVDAILCDLKMPELEGDLFYGAVERIKPHLCSRFIFITGAADDPKYRKFLSEVKSPVLRKPVESANLLETLRRLLEPQP